A segment of the Solanum lycopersicum chromosome 9, SLM_r2.1 genome:
aatttttaaggAGTTTTAAAAGGCAAAATAATAAGATATGCAACTTATAACTTGTAGTAAAAAGAATTGATGttgatttttattgttgaaagaAATTGCTTTAAATTTCTCTTTGAATCACAaggaaatttttcttttttttagtgtGTAGATTGATTTATGttacaaactttttttttattctctatTGTTTTTGCCTTTCTTacgttctttctcttttttttctttttcgttcTTCTATTAGAAAAAAACTGCACTCGCTAGGAGCCTTTTAAGCAAaagttgaaaagtttttatcacgtaaaaaggattattttatttagttaaataaattagatatgacaaaaataaattgaatcgGATAAAATCGGATCGAGCCAAATTGATCCACAACTTCACATTAAAAGGCTAAacttttaacaaattacataaataaatattttttaaaattttaataacatatttaaatatttttcctatataaaaatattcatattcaacaaaaaaaaccttcaatttttttttgttacaactTACAAAGCACCTTTTCTTCGACTTGAATCTACTTTGTCTTATTCATCCAATTTTGTTATCTATCAACAAAGTTGGTTTGGTTTATATCCCATCAAAttcaagtttttaaaaattcttattattattattattattattattatgctaCGTCTCTTCTGTCTTTCTCTGATAGGAGAATGTCATATACGTACCACACAATTATTCATTATTCTACCATACACGCCATTTAAAATAGAGATTAATTAAAGAGTAACTTTTTTCtctctaatttttaaatattttaaaaataaaattatatgaaatatgttattgttCAAATTTAATAAGTAGTACATAAAAACTAgacaaagaaaaagataaacCTACTTATGGTTTTTACTTTCAAGTAGGGGTGTGGATTATTCGGGTTAAACCGAATAACCAGACTAAATCAAATCGAATTTTTATTTCGATTGATTTTTTGGTCTTTCAAATTAGTTTTGGattaataaattactttatttgatttttggttttgtttcggattttaaaaaataaaaatcgaaaaaattgaattctctttctctctctcgcTCTCTCTATATATGTGTTTAGGTTTAGAATTAAGTTGGAGTCAACTATTAATCATTTTTGTCCCTTTTTGTTATTGGCTTTCACAATGATTACTGTtatatctttgagttgatcaATAAATCGTTTATTTACCATCTCAATCTATTTTGACCCTTCCAAATTCAACCTATTTCGTCTATTTAACACCTTTCTTAGGACAGATAAATtggaaaagtaaataaataaataaataaatattggaaTTTAATTTCTTTGGGCATAATGATCCTCTAATGCTTGTTTAATTTTGCACAATTTCTAGGAAGAAGATTGAAAATGCTTCCTAATGTTAGGATTGtatattgaatttattatgcatatatatagtCCTTGTTCAACACATGGGGTAAAATGAATTTAGAACACTATAGACTAAATTATTAGTTGTAAGAGTGAACTTTAATTGACTTGACTTCTCCTTAATTAGTTGATTTTTAactaaagttaaataaattaatttaacttaatattttaaatttaaacattttgaaaaatactattaataagttgtaattgtttttttctattaaCAAGACGAAAAACTATATTTTGAACTATTGGTCAATGTTcatatagtttgactctaaaagaataaattgtagcaagtaaaaataaacaaaataaatactGAACATAATTTAAGAGTTTTTGTTACTCctaaaatatacacaaatataTGCGATCGCACAAGTAATAAATCATCTAGTCGAGATATTGTTTCAACGgaaacttaattatatgattgaatGTCTAATTGGAATTTCATGTCAAGAGGTTTACAAACATGTTAATAATCAAACAATTACgatcaagaataaataaataacttaacGATGGAAAATCAATAGATATTAATAATCTTCAAATGTCAATTTTCATGTCAACGGTAATACCTTAGAATTATGAAGTTTAGTCCCAAATTTTctcaaaacatcatataaagCTCAATgtaataaaatcaatattaaaaaaaaataaacgatttaaaaatataaaaacatttaaatatgaaataaataacgACTAAATATAAGCAATTTGCTCGaacatcaaatatttctttaatcatcGTGTGAGAAgaattttcatcaatttatatataaaacaagAATCAAAtactttcatttatattttgattttttgctcaaataatattcaaatttgGTATGACTTATATTGGTTCATGGCTCACTAGATGATCACTAAACTTTTACGTTAAAAAGTATTTGGAATTATGAATAAGGATACACCAAAGACATTAAACTATTATTTTAACGAAAGGTCTTTCAATTTTGTTTAAGTACCAATCTTGTTTTCGATATCTGTATTGGTGTTCGATTGATTCAGATTCACGTATAATAAAGTCCAGTTTCAAAGGTGACACTTCTAATAAGACATTTTCCATTAAAATTAAGAACTCGAATTCAAAATGATAAAGAGATATCAACCATCTCAACACAATTTAGACTGATgataacataaattaattttttcaatatactATCGATGAATATAAGTTAGACCTAGATGGAACTACtagtattatttttcaaaagatgaatACCAAAGGTATGAAAATAGGAAATTTAGTTGTTGAAGCCaaatgatatttaattattatttacctAACCATTACAACCTTCAATTTGTTATACTAATTGTCTAAATTGAAGACTAATTAGTAAATACAATGCGACAATTCTATTCTAAAGCCGTTTTTCCCGCTCTAAGCAACATGAAAAATCAAAGAGATTAAGAAAATTGACTACTTAATCCtcaagtaataataattaagtaatttacCACCGACGAACGTGGTGCCGTAAATGAATTATTCTTCTCTTACCTAGAGGTTTCAGGTTCGAGTCTTGACttcttgaatatgaaaaatcgTTTCCCTAAATGGGACCTTATATGTAGTGTAAATTTAGAATAGTcgatttttaatataaataacatgaaatggaaaataaaaaataatagaagtatttttattttcaattgaccCTATCAATTAGTCAagaatttttccatttttcgACATTACCGCATCATCACTAAAAAGAGCAGAAAAGAATTTTCTGCTAAATGACGTGGATGTATTAATATTGGTCTTAttttaatctatatatatatttcttgatagataatgattaatatgagagttataatataatattcatactGATTAacgtttaattaattaaatgttttgagtaataattgagaggaaaaataattaatcttaaaaggtaaaattatgtttttttctcttatttgaaaaagataagtaagattaaaatatatatttaataaacaaGTAAAATGAACGAATgagtaattaataaattacattaaaaaactCTCCTTTTTTTCTACAAAAAATCCCCTTGAATTTgactaatatattttcttttgaaatagtGCACTTCCCAACTAATTAACCTTGTTTTGCGTAAACTGTAAACACTTCTACGCAATTTGCTCATTTTTTTTAAGAGATGATACTTcgtattttatatttatttaatccgATTAATTTCAATTCACTCTCTTCTATATTTGAAGGATAAATTAGTGGCATATTGGtcagaaaaaaattaacatatatataagtaaatcaataaataaaattattaaataaccTATTTTAAACTCCCTTAATATAACAagttattatttctaaataCTCTTTAAGAAATTTTTGATTCCGCCGCTGGAATAAATACTCCTTGTCAAGGGTTTGTTGCttggatgaaaaatatttacttaaagAATAAGtaaactttttactttttttaatatttagtaaatgaataaaataatattattataaaaaattaaaagtaatttaGCAAAACATTACAAGGTTTGGACAGTAGGGGTGATGGGGATATGATATGGTCAAGCAATGGGGGTTGGGGTGTTTGGTGGGTGGGGAAAAGACCATACATTattgaaaaaacatattttctattttattcatagtgtctttttcttgattttaaggaacataattttatttcatttaaaaaaaaacatatcttCCTCCATTTCAATACACCTCAaaccttgtttttttttttaaaagaaaaataacttaaatacatatcttattttataataatctctaaaattctttattatttaaaagatCTCAAAATTTCTCCTCTCGATGATACATTCATATTCTCTTCTcagatatataattttcttctctgATACATTCCTATCtatgtatatatttgtatgctTGTTGATGTATCCTGGAGTCCAATAATGTATTCGAAatcgataaattttaaatttttttatgtaatttaaaaaaatagaaaatataatattaaaataattaattcttaacactataaaatttacataaattatacGACATTTCTATTCTCACGACATGAATCAAGGCCGTTGATTAAGACTGACTATACAAACATTTTTCATAGTCggcaaataaaaatcaaaactcaaaaaagcATATCTAACAGACCAAGTCAAaatcttgaatttcaaattcacctaattaaaaattagttcTATGACTGTTATCATTATTAATGCTAATCCTGGTTTACCACCACGTCATTAGGATCAACCAATTGACACATTTTGACTTTTTGAAATTTGGGGGTTTGCCGTCCAAAAATTGTAGCAATTTGAGATTTGCATATAAAAACTATGGGCCAATCCAAGTTGTTACGATTAAAACGTGCAACTccattaacaataataataatattcctACCGTTCCAATTTAATGCAACACATTTTATATTTCGAGAAATAAACAGTTTAAATTTGACAGAAAATTAGCACacaaaatctttaaattttttgaaatgaaatttatatatttgtaaaatagGTAAAAAATACAATGAATTGCAATAATTGAAAATTCCAAATAATCATAAGATCTATAAAAGATTtacgataaaaaataaatttatataactcTTGAAATCTGAAAGGTCACGTATAAAATGATAGTACTTAGCTTCGTAAGGGACACTTCATACCACAAAATAAACTTTAGCCTTTATGAATAAGACAAATCTTTGTTCTAGAAAACTAATGACATGGATGAAGATATACATCATTTTcccaatatttaatttttgtctttGCTGCTCATTTTAGTGGAAATTTGTGAAGtagcttattatgatatgaaaagtataattttttcaatgatttttttgttactgaatgtgcaaaatgttaagaatcaccagtttttttttttaaaaaaaaattaatacgtGCAAATGACCCTAATATGATTCCGTGACTCAACAAAGTTGACTAATTTAGCAGCCAAACCTACAAATTTGACACgaattacatatttatatatatatatatatatatatatatttataaaaaaaagataaatatgttgtactatacttcataaatttgaCAATTTTATTGCTACAAGAAAAGTAAGTTAATAAAGACAATATTTCTTTTTGGAGTTGCACAATCTGAGATGTCCAGTACCCGTATTGAAACCCAACTAATTGAGATTTGCATTAGATAGAGCTTCTCGAACCATTAGATAGCGCTCCTTATCAAGGATTAACATATCTAAACAGagcaaaatgtgaatttttaaaGAAACAGAAGCATAGTAAAGTACACATCCAGAAACTGTCAAAGCAGTTCAGactttgaaattcaaattaccTCTTTAGTTACTACAACTTGTTATTGTAAATAGGAGTTTCTTCCGTAGTTACTACATCAGCTAGTTGATGCAAACACAACGATCACCATAACTCATAACTAAACTGAATAGCACAACAATCTCACAGCCTAATCTACCATTCTAACTCCTTTTTCTAATAACTGAAAATACGTTTGGCTGCACTACCTTTGtctccacttaaataccagATTTGGTATAACGAGGATTCAATTTTGTGGCATATGCCTACCACACATACCATGTCATACTTACCTTTACCGAAGCTGCCATTCTAAACCTTACCTGTTTGGAGCAACGAACATTGAATATTGTATATAAGCAATTCATTAGGATTAGAAGTACCTGCAATATACCACAAACTCGAACAGATGATAATAGAATCTACATGATGCAtagttaaaaaagaagaagcaggAAAATGGTTAGTACGTTGATAAACCAAGTGACCTAGGATGCAAAGAGGCTCACATAACATTCAGCATCAGCAAAGGAAGCAAAAAAACTGATAAGTTTATTTGTTCATAACTATCTTCAAACTGAAAAAAGTGTCTTCAATCTTTTCTTTCCAAAACCGTACCTCtgaaaaacaataaagaaaacTGGCAGAGTCATCATAGCATTCAATTGCAGCAACACACATTCAAGAAATAGCCGAAGAATTGGTCAGGACAAGATCAAGCAAAACAGACTACTTGACCACCTAATACAGTTACCCTATAATTTTAGTAGAAAACAGCATCATATTAAAGGGTTGTGCTGTACCTCATGAAGTCTCCAAAGCAGAGGACAATCCAGCAAATAAGATAATCAGGTATTGCAGGTtctgccaaaaatatttgtagaaaaataaTACATACAAATTTCTAGAGAATATTTTCTAAAGACGACCCATAGCCATCAGGAGGGAGACCCCGCCCATGCAGTAAAACAGGTAAATATGGATTAGGAGAGAAGATTATGTATGAGTTATGACATCAACTGAAGCTGAAGAATATAATGTGAATCAACAACCTCAAGGTTcgatgcatgaaaaaacttacaTAACACCCCTCTAAGTTCTTCTCTGGCCCCTTTAAGGAATTAAACCCTGTGTGCAGTGCTCTTCATAGTTGCACCAATAGGATTAAAAGGTCCAAGTTAATAGAGAAAAGAGTACCTTCTTCTGTACAGAACATGTCACGCCAGAAACCAGGTATGTACTATTCCCATTAGTCTGGATGGAAGAAAGTCTTCATCAAAGCAATAAGACAGGCAATGCAGATACTTTCCTTCACACAAGTCAATAAGCATCATAAAAGTATCGCACCAACTTCCTGAAATGAACAAACAAGAGAAAAGGATGAGAATGGAAAGCACTTGTCAATTAAACAACAATAATGCAATCAAATAGCCATAgcaattattttatcacaaagCACCTGGTTTCAGAATGGAAACAGAAAAGTCCTCCCATAGATGCAGAATTACAAAGATACACTTCAACTTTGTCTAACTTCGCAACATGACATCATCAATGCAGAGGCTATTAAATGAGCCAACAAAGTAGGAAATAAACaagtataagaaaaaaaaatactcagGTCCAGGGAATAATATCATTCTGTTTATACTTCCACAGAAACAAAAGGAAGACATAAGCAAAAAGTTATCTTTATACCATAGAAACAAAACCggaaaaaaggggaaaaaataaaCAGGAGATTCATTCACTTAATGGCAATCATGTCAATTGAGaagaatcaataaaataatcaatgtcTAAATGTTACTCCATGTTGCAGAAATTACAAATTACAGTGGCAGAAGAACTAATCAAGAATTACAAGTTTCAGGGATTTCAACTCATAAGGGAACTACAATTAGCACAGAGCTGCCAAGTAGCTGCTCAACTTTCAGATCTGCTCTGCAGTGGATGCCAATGGAGTGATTCCCAAGTAGCTTGCGTGTGACAATTCCTTCCATACCTCACCTTAGATATCAATAATGTTTATTCTGTTTGTTGTCCCTTTTAAGCTGAACCTTCAACTTCTTACTACCTAATTGGCAACCATTCATCATACTGATTGCGGTTTGTGCAGCTGCTGTAGAGTCATAACTTACAAATCCTGCAGAATGAAGTTCAGTTGATAAGCTAAATGGTGGAAATACTAATTTTGATTGACAGTAACTTTGCATTTCAAGGTCCATACCAAAACATTTGCTAACACCAGTTGCTTTGTCAACGAAAACCTTGGCACTCAAAACCCTACCAAAAGGCTGAAATGCATTTGCAAGCTCTTGATCACCAAATTCTTGAGGAATATGGTAAATAAATAGATTAGCACCAGGTGGACCTGTAAACAACAAAATCGTTTTTGATAAGTACAGGTTTAATTTCTACATGTTCAACTACCACTGCCAAGTATACTAGTTCAAGTGACATCTCCACCACTTAATTGCATAAAGCTTTACCAACGACAAATATAACAAACTTGTGCAAGTAATTTGAGTTCCTGTCTATATAGTCCAGAATCTCCATATGCTGCTCATCTCACAAGGTTGGTTAAGGAAATTTTTCAAGTAAAGTTCAAATCAACATGCTGTAAGACTATACTTGCTGCAACATAGCTACATAGCCTTTTCGATACTTGCTATGACACATGTATTAGATATCATTAGTCAGAGATCACATGCATTTATGAAATCctatataaaataagtaaatccAAATATAATAGATTCTAGTGATACACTTGTATAAAATATCATTGATCAAAGATCACATGCATTTATGGAATACTTtataaattaagtaaaaaacaaatataatagattatactatcttcttcttcttctacttctattCTCTATGACGAGGAACAATTTCCAGAAAACAATTAACCAAAATAAAGACAAGCAGCCTCATTCAGCAGAAAACCCTAACAGCCCCCAAGTTATGGGACTGTACTTGATTAGCTACAGAATTCTAGAGCTAAAAAGGTCACAAAATAAATGTTCAACAACCTTCAACCTGACCCCCTGTACTTGAACTGACACTTGAAGATGCTGCAGAATGACTGTTGGTCGTACTAGGGGGAATTGAACCAGGAGAACCACTTGGTGGTCTGGTATTCATAACACCTCCAGGATATGGCATGGAATACTGAATCCCTGGAACAGCAGGGTAAGCGGATCCATAACTTCCAGGTGACATGGCATAATTTCTTGGACTAATTCCAGGTGAAAGATCAGGTGCACCTCCACGTAGAGCACTTGCTTGGTTTATTGGTGGGACTATATTCTGAAATGCAGACTGATTTTGCATTGATGGTAGACGATACTGCATGAGCCCATATGCCCCAGGAGTCTGCAAAGTGAGTATATTAACTATGCAACTGACCTTTAAATTGATAAACGAAACCAGAATGGGAAAGGAAGGAATGATGAAATTAAGGTAAATGATCATCTCAATTCACATTGAAAATTGTAATAATTGCTGGAATTTGCAGGAGAGCAGCATGTCAATTCAAATAGAACTTTTGTAATAAGAAACTGAAAACTAGTATCAAGAAGGTACTGAAAAAGTACAAAAAGGAGTATTCAGAGCAAAATACAAAGCAATAAGCTTGAAAACCAAATTTACTAGAGAATGCAAGTCAATGAACCTGATAGCCATAGCCATTGTATGGTGGCATGTAACCCATAGGTAGGGCTCCAAACAAAGAGGGATGCTGTCTAGAGTCGGAAGCATGAGATAGAGATTTCTGAGCCCTCCGGGCCTGCCTTTCCTTTTCAGTATCTGCCCACTTGACTACCAAAGGGACAGTAGCACCCTGGATAAAAGCGTTGACTAATTTGATAACCAATATTGCAGTAAATGGATGCCATGAATAAGTGAAACTTGAAAGCCGCATAATGAGAAATATCACATCTACTTAAATAAGCTTTGGCACCCGTTCACCAGACAAACTAAGGTCTCATAGTAAGGTTATTGGAAAATTGCAACAGAAATGAATATAATGGATCCATGTCATCACTTGCTCTCGACTCCAATAAACTTCTAGTGAAGTattcaaattttagaaataGTCCAGCCAAGAGTGTACATGTGCATCAAATGGTATAGCAGTAACCAGTCTTACTCCAGCATcataataacacataaaattACTAAATGGCGGAACACTGCAATACATTTATAAATATGCatttcaaaagttaaaaattcACATAAATATCGAAATTAAATTTTCCACCAAATATTTACAGTATTAACTTTAGATGAGAATACCGCCTATTGACAAACTGCTGTGAATAAAAAATTTCCCTAAATGGATGAGCTCTCTGTAGGAATAAAGGCTGAATCtcataacatgataattaaGGGTCCTGTTTGGAAATTCACCTGGTAATTGAAATTGATGTAATTACCAGGGTGGTAATGGCCAGTCTGGTAATTACACAACCTAGTAATTACACGAACCTGTTTCTTTGCCACAGTGTAATTTACACATTTGGATGCACAATTGCAATCATAAGATTATATTAGAGTTAAAATGAAGttagttatttaaaatttatattagacAAATGAGAAACTTTATAAATGatgcaaaattaaatatttaagtaaatatcatcttttgaaaatatactaattaataaatatatgttcttaactaatacatgaaaaaataattgatttatatttttcaaattagtaTATTTCACTGaattaatcataaaaacaaaaaaaagtacaacATGTCTATAAATAAATGCATCTttgaccaaaaaattatatcaaaaataaaaatattaaatatcataaattattaaaataaacaaaaagataaccttctaactaaaaaataaatgacttgCAACTGAACAtaacatatacaaatatgaattaaaagataatatttCAACATAACGTACACAAAATTGATTtataagaaaaggaaaatgcAAGTCTATAACTTTACTCTACAATGAgttctactttaatttaaaaattagaatactaacaaaaatatgctagtggaaaaaaaaagtaaacatagcataaaaaatagataatacGAGAAATTGAATGGAATCACATGAAGTAAAGGttgaaaatgagaagaaaatgaaatataaataataacaaacaaaaacatttagaattttttggaataataaaaataaaaaaagaatttaaaataatagaaataaaaaataaattaaaacaaaaaaaaagaaacataaaaaaaagaaattaaaagtaatCAACTTGTAATTACACAGTGTAGTGTAATTAACCCTGCCAATTGCAATCAGTTACGTGCTAATAAAGTAATTACATAGCCAACCAAACACGCCAGTGTAAATACACTCAATTATACCAAATCCAATAACCAGGGTGGCTTTCCAAACAGCCCTTAAGTTTTCTTTCACGGTTTcaacaagaaaataatttaatattattccCCGAGCATGAGACAAAATTGAACAGACCATTGCAATCAAAATCTCATTATTTCAGTCAAGAGCCTCAAGGCATAACGACTCCAAGCACGAATGCCATGTTGAAATGacctagaaaaaaaaatcaccgGATAATGTCTCCTCTGAACAGCGAATATCAGCAAATAGGCCATTGTGTTGGCCCTGCTAGCAGGACCATAAATAAGCCATTCACATCACAGACAAATGCTGATTGACAAATGACCCCAATCCAAAGCCACAACAATTGGTGCTTTCATGATGACAGATGCTATTCCTGCAAGGAGTACTTACACAAACATTGCAAAGACAGCAGGACAAATGTATTAATTAGGTTATCCCCATCCTGAATGTTTAACAAGTTCTACAACACCAGAGGAAGGACTATCACCAGAACAACTGCTTAAAGAATGCCCACACTAAAACCACTGCACTTATAAAATCCTATTCATTTTATGCACAAATGTTGGACATTTATAGCCACTACGCATACtgaaaaatcaatttcaaaggCCTCATATCAGCAGTCAACTTGCAGATTGAAACAAACCTCCATCTTATGCTTTCCATGGAGGGCATCTATTGCTGCAACTGCTTGTTCTTTTTTCTCATACTTCAGAAAAGCACATCCTTCAAGAAAGAAGATAATGTAGGAGATGAATTAATTTCTCCGACACAAAACCATTGAACTTAAGAGAGGTAATACCAGATATACCTTTACTGGTTTGCTGAGAACCTCTGAGAATCTGCAAATCTTTAATGACTCCATATTGAGAGAACAAGGCAGATACTTCAGGATCAGAGACATTCTTTGGAAGCATACCAACAAAAAGCTTGTGCTCTGGAATCAGGTTAAGGAAAAGAACaacgaaagaaaaaagaaaacaagagaggaaaagttatttattattctattttgaaTCACAAAAAGAATAATGCTGACAATGGTAAGAGTAGAACTTTAGATTAAAAGAggattttaaatatgaaaaggtCAGAACAAATATGATAACAAGAGAATTTAAATTATAGTACACCTAGTCTTTCCAACTCGCCATCAGCATACTTCACTTGCAACGGACTAGAAGCCTGAATTGGAAACAGAAACCAGCATgacttattaacaaaaataCAGCCAAACATGTGATACGGATATAAAAGAACTGCAGACACATGTAACCTTAACAAGCTTAATGGGTACAGATATCTACTCCCACACAAAACCAGATGATGACTTAGATACATGAAATGCTTTTCTTTGATCAGCATTGAAACAGTGAAACTTATCACTTCACTACAATATGCAAGAATTCAAATGCTTAGTTAGGAGATAAATATACTAGAGGCATGCATAAAGTTTAATAGTCAGGTTAGTGTGGGAAACCATAAGGATCTAACGTGCATTAGAATAAATCAGGTTCATGACCAATCTAAGATGCCAAACACCTCTACTATCTCCACTATTCTTGGATTCTTCTGATCAGTATCTCTATGGTAGAGCCCTGTGATAACTCTGCTACTACAATCTTCTTTATATATTTGGGTTAATTGCTCTATTAGTTCATTCAACCAATCATGAAACTTTGTAAGAAATAGATTACTCTAAAGAGAACTTCCagtactcattctttctttttcttttttggatatcttcttgttcttcactgaaaagaagataaaaagaaGCAGAGAACTGGTGAAAAACATAAGATCCATATTAGATCAACCTATGCAGCCCTatatctttctttttacttGAACAGGGGCCACACCTTCCATACAACACCCCAGATGGTGGTAGGTCAAGTAATATCCAAATACTTCATCCTTATCTCGGTTCAAATTTCtcaatacaattcttatttCTCCCCTGATATGTATTGCTAATAATTCTTACAGCTGCCACTGTACTCTCAGTAAGTCAGCTGCTTCATTCTGAGGCgcttttttttgaaactggtaagATTCTCAGGTGCTG
Coding sequences within it:
- the LOC101263462 gene encoding RNA-binding protein BRN1 isoform X2, with the translated sequence MLIKEKHFMYLSHHLVLCGSRYLYPLSLLRLHVSAVLLYPYHMFGCIFVNKSCWFLFPIQASSPLQVKYADGELERLEHKLFVGMLPKNVSDPEVSALFSQYGVIKDLQILRGSQQTSKGCAFLKYEKKEQAVAAIDALHGKHKMEGATVPLVVKWADTEKERQARRAQKSLSHASDSRQHPSLFGALPMGYMPPYNGYGYQTPGAYGLMQYRLPSMQNQSAFQNIVPPINQASALRGGAPDLSPGISPRNYAMSPGSYGSAYPAVPGIQYSMPYPGGVMNTRPPSGSPGSIPPSTTNSHSAASSSVSSSTGGQVEGPPGANLFIYHIPQEFGDQELANAFQPFGRVLSAKVFVDKATGVSKCFGFVSYDSTAAAQTAISMMNGCQLGSKKLKVQLKRDNKQNKHY
- the LOC101263462 gene encoding RNA-binding protein BRN1 isoform X1, which gives rise to MAELQREEERQEEEQQSEESVKLFVGQVPKHMTESQLVEMFQEFAIVDEVNIIKDKTTRASRGCCFVICPSREEADKAVNACHNKKTLSGASSPLQVKYADGELERLEHKLFVGMLPKNVSDPEVSALFSQYGVIKDLQILRGSQQTSKGCAFLKYEKKEQAVAAIDALHGKHKMEGATVPLVVKWADTEKERQARRAQKSLSHASDSRQHPSLFGALPMGYMPPYNGYGYQTPGAYGLMQYRLPSMQNQSAFQNIVPPINQASALRGGAPDLSPGISPRNYAMSPGSYGSAYPAVPGIQYSMPYPGGVMNTRPPSGSPGSIPPSTTNSHSAASSSVSSSTGGQVEGPPGANLFIYHIPQEFGDQELANAFQPFGRVLSAKVFVDKATGVSKCFGFVSYDSTAAAQTAISMMNGCQLGSKKLKVQLKRDNKQNKHY